Proteins found in one Brevibacillus brevis genomic segment:
- a CDS encoding terminase small subunit: MGEFEETSDSGRDQAIEISNDSELGMSEQRIVAEYMKIGFADISEYVEFGQQVITGI, translated from the coding sequence GTGGGAGAATTTGAGGAAACCTCAGATTCAGGCAGAGATCAAGCGATAGAAATAAGCAACGACAGTGAGCTGGGAATGAGTGAGCAGCGAATTGTGGCCGAGTACATGAAAATTGGCTTTGCTGACATTTCAGAGTATGTGGAGTTTGGACAGCAGGTAATTACCGGTATCTAG
- a CDS encoding terminase small subunit: MEYLRDFNTTRATMAVGYSKITAYAIGWENLRKPQIQAEIKR, encoded by the coding sequence ATGGAGTACCTTCGAGACTTTAATACTACTAGAGCTACAATGGCTGTCGGCTACAGTAAGATAACAGCTTATGCCATCGGGTGGGAGAATTTGAGGAAACCTCAGATTCAGGCAGAGATCAAGCGATAG